One segment of Primulina tabacum isolate GXHZ01 chromosome 14, ASM2559414v2, whole genome shotgun sequence DNA contains the following:
- the LOC142525180 gene encoding uncharacterized protein LOC142525180: MEEEIKAEFTKNGFCFDDEEDILQKCLSFCINYKLSASDIVSSWDVYSLNRGLEFTVRSSHMGAFLEKLQSEQLDKVREKESGLHLYSNDVAMILDGELQQVKENILDTPTSKPTSANKKPSDSTEKTNGSKFPSGKPPDSVTPFGQRKTKFAVQYLLNENHSTPIIKVKEDLTNTEDDIIKRVLPNQKCTMHIISSQPKPGCRFLYDRIDDKFNFLENRIKKQAILYVSAGICDEPVDPSIASQKSIFAVGMICCEEEGRLKEKPVLLQSSVEHSGGQRVRLDLQKLNQFSVFPGQVVGVEGLNPSGHCLIASKIIDYVPLSVDSSEDHPSKRQTKDQNLQMTNCSLDVPELSLIVAAGPFTTSDNLFFEPLIELLAYARRKQPQLLVLLGPFVDSDHPELKKGYVNCTFDEMFQVEILGKLQDYVEYMGSAVRVILIPSIRDANHDFVFPQPAFDIQPTDFNHQIHSMPNPGTFSANEVKVACCNVDILKHLGAEEIYRNPSGSKHRMTNLAKHVINQCSFYPLYPPAEDVPLDYSLANEALHLSSVPDILILPSDLAHFVKVLSLEERIEGERQIECICVNPGRLARGEGGGFFAEINYKGNPDSSSASIVRI, translated from the exons ATGGAGGAGGAGATCAAAGCAGAATTCACGAAGAATGGCTTCTGTTTTGACGACGAGGAAGATATTCTTCAGAAAT GTCTTTCGTTTTGCATCAATTACAAGCTCAGTGCTTCAGATATCGTCTCCagctgggatgtttattctctCAACAG GGGGTTGGAATTCACTGTTCGAAGCTCTCATATGGGTGCATTTTTGGAGAAACTGCAGAGTGAACAGCTGGATAAAGTCAGAGAAAAAGAGTCTGGATTGCATTTGTACTCCAATGATGTTGCCAT GATATTGGATGGTGAATTGCAACAAGTAAAAGAAAACATACTGGATACTCCCACCAGTAAACCCACATCTGCGAATAAGAAACCATCTGATTCGACAGAAAAAACAAATGGAAGCAAATTTCCCTCTGGAAAACCTCCAGATTCAGTGACACCTTTTGGGCAAAGAAAGACCAAGTTCGCAGTCCAATACTTACTTAATGAGAATCACAGTACACCAATTATTAAGGTCAAAGAAGATCTTACAAATACTGAGGATGACATCATCAAAAGGGTTCTGCCAAACCAAAAGTGTACCATGCACATTATTAGTTCTCAACCCAAGCCAGGTTGCAGGTTCTTGTATGATAGAATTGATGACAAG tttaATTTCCTGGAAAATCGCATTAAAAAGCAAGCAATATTGTATGTCTCCGCTGGAATATGTGATGAACCAGTCGACCCTTCCATTGCTTCCCAG AAAAGTATATTTGCTGTTGGCATGATCTGTTGTGAGGAAGAAGGCCGCCTGAAGGAGAAGCCTGTTTTGCTGCAAAGCAG TGTTGAGCATTCCGGAGGACAGCGTGTTCGTCTTGATTTGCAAAAGTTAAACCAGTTCTCTGTTTTCCCAGGACAG GTTGTGGGTGTTGAAGGGCTCAATCCTAGTGGACATTGTCTTATTGCGTCaaagattattgattatgtcCCCTTGTCTGTTGATTCTAGTGAGGACCATCCTTCTAAAAGACAAACCAAAGATCAGAATCTTCAGATGACAAATTGCTCTCTAGATGTGCCTGAGCTGTCATTG ATTGTTGCAGCAGGTCCTTTTACAACAAGTGATAATTTATTCTTTGAGCCCTTAATTGAGCTTCTAGCCTATGCACGCCGGAAGCAGCCTCAATTGCTTGTCCTG CTAGGGCCTTTTGTCGATTCTGATCATCCGGAGCTTAAGAAAGGATATGTGAACTGCACATTTGATGAAATGTTTCAGGTTGAAATCCTTGGAAAG CTACAAGACTATGTTGAATATATGGGTTCTGCAGTGCGTGTGATTCTCATACCATCCATCCGGGATGCTAATCATGACTTTGTTTTTCCACAG CCTGCTTTCGATATTCAGCCAACTGATTTCAATCACCAG ATACACAGCATGCCTAACCCAGGAACTTTCTCTGCAAATGAG GTGAAAGTTGCTTGCTGCAACGTTGACATACTAAAGCACCTTGGTGCAGAGGAAATCTATCGAAATCCGAGTGGGTCCAAGCATCGCATGACTAATCTAGCAAAGCATGTTATCAACCAATGCAG CTTCTATCCTCTATATCCCCCAGCAGAAGATGTACCCTTGGATTATTCCCTTGCAAATGAAGCTCTCCATTTATCGTCAGTTCCTGATATACTCATTTTACCTTCGGACTTGGCTCATTTCGTGAAG GTGCTCTCCCTTGAGGAAAGAATTGAAGGAGAAAGGCAAATCGAGTGTATTTGTGTTAATCCAGGGAGATTGGCCAGAGGCGAAGGAGGAGGTTTCTTTGCAGAAATTAACTATAAAGGCAACCCTGATTCGTCAAGTGCTTCAATTGTTCGCATATAG